In Desulfomonile tiedjei DSM 6799, a genomic segment contains:
- a CDS encoding acetate--CoA ligase family protein, giving the protein MEIIDKALSGGRSVLSEYESKQVLARYGVPVTTEMLIKNEQELCLAIERIPFPIVLKGCSPDLSHKTEKNLVILDIRTREAAVEAFREISAKIGPDDAVLVQEMVNGARELVAGMTRDAQFGPCVMFGLGGVFTEALKDVCFRMAPLSQRDAYEMMEDIRGHKILGPVRGMPEANREELAEVLVTVGRIGLENSSIKEIDINPLILRDGRPVAVDALIVLG; this is encoded by the coding sequence ATGGAAATTATCGATAAAGCTCTCTCCGGAGGCAGATCAGTCCTTTCAGAATACGAGTCGAAACAGGTGCTCGCACGGTACGGCGTTCCGGTCACAACCGAAATGCTTATAAAAAACGAGCAAGAGCTTTGCCTGGCAATCGAGCGCATTCCTTTCCCGATTGTTCTGAAGGGCTGCTCTCCCGATTTGAGTCACAAAACCGAAAAAAATCTGGTCATCCTCGACATACGCACCCGTGAAGCAGCGGTGGAAGCATTTCGTGAGATTTCGGCAAAGATCGGTCCGGATGACGCAGTGCTCGTTCAGGAAATGGTCAACGGCGCTCGTGAACTTGTGGCAGGCATGACGCGCGATGCTCAGTTCGGTCCCTGTGTCATGTTCGGTCTGGGAGGCGTATTTACCGAAGCACTCAAGGATGTGTGCTTCAGAATGGCGCCCCTGAGCCAGCGCGACGCGTACGAAATGATGGAAGACATACGGGGACACAAAATATTGGGGCCTGTAAGGGGAATGCCCGAGGCCAACCGGGAAGAACTAGCGGAGGTTCTCGTCACTGTCGGACGCATCGGCCTGGAAAACAGCAGCATAAAGGAAATAGATATCAATCCGTTGATTCTGAGGGATGGCAGACCTGTCGCTGTTGATGCACTGATTGTCCTCGGCTGA
- the queA gene encoding tRNA preQ1(34) S-adenosylmethionine ribosyltransferase-isomerase QueA, with amino-acid sequence MMDENTALYTDDASMDIPESFRLATYSYELPPDLIAQKPSPERDRSRLLHLNRRTGAVAHHLFAELPGLLRPSDVLVLNETKVIPAFLQGKKTTGGRVELLVTDPGEMFGPGEFHAVRTCITKSSKPIKPGSRILVGNGVELECIHAVGPGRIQVRFPVTESMLLNFLEEHGKPPLPPYIHTAKRDEALDRCRYQTIYGRVAGSVAAPTAGLHFSEKLLKELEGMGILVARIILHVGPGTFLPVRTQDVRLHTMESEYFEISDETARNITRAAREGRRVIAVGSTSTRALETAVSEDCHICPGKGKTSLFILPGYRFKIVKGIITNFHLPESTLLMLVCALGGTDRVLSAYRQAVHQKYRFYSYGDASLIAE; translated from the coding sequence ATGATGGATGAAAATACAGCGCTCTACACAGATGATGCATCGATGGACATCCCCGAGAGCTTTCGGCTTGCAACGTATTCGTACGAGCTGCCGCCAGACCTGATTGCGCAAAAACCTTCTCCTGAAAGGGACCGATCGAGACTTCTCCATTTGAATCGCCGAACCGGGGCTGTCGCTCACCACTTGTTCGCCGAATTACCCGGATTGCTCAGGCCTTCGGATGTTCTCGTGCTCAACGAGACAAAGGTGATTCCCGCGTTTCTCCAGGGAAAGAAAACCACCGGGGGCCGCGTGGAATTGCTGGTGACCGACCCCGGAGAAATGTTTGGGCCCGGAGAATTCCATGCAGTACGCACGTGCATCACGAAATCGAGCAAACCTATTAAGCCGGGATCGAGAATTCTTGTTGGAAATGGAGTTGAACTGGAATGCATCCACGCCGTGGGCCCCGGCAGAATACAGGTCCGCTTTCCTGTAACCGAATCAATGCTTCTGAATTTTCTTGAAGAACATGGCAAACCGCCGCTTCCTCCCTATATTCACACAGCCAAGCGAGACGAAGCTCTGGATCGCTGCCGATATCAGACTATTTACGGGCGAGTTGCCGGTTCCGTTGCCGCGCCGACGGCAGGTCTGCATTTTTCGGAAAAACTTCTGAAAGAACTTGAAGGTATGGGGATACTTGTTGCGCGTATAATCCTTCACGTCGGACCCGGAACGTTCTTACCTGTGCGTACACAGGATGTAAGATTGCATACTATGGAATCGGAATATTTTGAGATTTCCGATGAGACTGCCAGAAACATCACTCGCGCTGCACGCGAGGGACGACGCGTAATAGCTGTCGGAAGCACCAGCACCAGGGCTTTGGAAACAGCCGTGTCGGAGGATTGTCATATTTGTCCGGGAAAAGGCAAAACGTCATTATTTATTCTTCCTGGATATCGGTTTAAAATTGTTAAGGGAATTATCACCAACTTCCATCTGCCGGAATCCACGCTCCTTATGCTTGTCTGCGCGCTAGGGGGAACCGATCGCGTTTTGAGCGCGTACAGGCAAGCTGTTCACCAAAAGTATCGCTTTTACAGTTACGGCGATGCCTCTTTAATAGCTGAATAA
- a CDS encoding DUF2065 domain-containing protein has translation MEYFLCVLGMVMVLEGLPYFGFPDKMKQFMKTVLEQDDATLRIMGSILMVSGLFIIFLARKSLE, from the coding sequence ATGGAATATTTTCTTTGCGTCCTCGGCATGGTGATGGTTTTGGAAGGACTCCCTTATTTCGGATTTCCCGACAAAATGAAACAATTTATGAAAACCGTTCTCGAACAGGATGATGCAACGTTGAGAATAATGGGCAGCATATTGATGGTATCCGGACTGTTCATTATCTTCCTGGCCAGAAAAAGCCTTGAATAG
- a CDS encoding DUF1189 family protein produces the protein MSISKLISSVSPLKMVLVLLACIALSSLAAVLSLGPRIERLAATAVDNYDAYFPEIRIRDGHASIREKQPHFVDLGDQTPVVIDTREGMQKEAAEYLKQHTHGIVLSRDAVILKNGGEIRIVSLKDAPDAIINAANLSDLADRYLPTVIRLAALFTVLFFLILKPLQVLVLALVPYFAVRFYKMVLSYGTSLKFSVAAMVPPVLLDALLSLGNIHVPAEFFLYIGLYVGLLIVLTADLIRNARESAAYQPPYVNP, from the coding sequence ATGTCCATCTCCAAATTGATCTCATCGGTATCTCCATTGAAAATGGTTCTCGTCCTGCTCGCGTGTATTGCTCTGAGCAGTCTAGCTGCAGTTTTATCTTTGGGGCCTCGGATCGAACGCCTGGCTGCAACTGCTGTGGATAACTATGATGCATATTTTCCGGAAATTCGTATTCGCGACGGACACGCTTCGATTCGCGAAAAACAGCCTCATTTTGTCGATCTGGGAGATCAGACACCCGTTGTTATCGACACCAGAGAAGGAATGCAGAAAGAAGCCGCAGAGTACCTCAAGCAGCATACCCACGGTATTGTGCTCTCCCGGGATGCGGTGATCTTAAAGAATGGCGGAGAAATACGAATCGTATCCTTAAAAGATGCCCCGGATGCGATCATCAATGCCGCCAATCTCAGTGATCTAGCCGATCGCTATCTTCCTACCGTCATCAGGCTGGCAGCTCTTTTTACCGTACTCTTTTTCCTGATTTTGAAACCGCTTCAGGTGCTCGTCCTCGCATTAGTTCCCTACTTCGCCGTACGATTCTACAAAATGGTGCTTTCCTACGGAACTTCGCTGAAGTTCTCGGTGGCAGCAATGGTGCCACCCGTGTTGCTGGACGCACTCCTGTCTCTGGGCAACATTCATGTCCCCGCAGAATTCTTTCTTTACATCGGACTATATGTGGGCCTGCTGATTGTCCTGACAGCGGATCTGATTCGCAACGCGCGGGAATCTGCAGCGTACCAACCTCCATACGTGAATCCGTGA
- a CDS encoding biotin--[acetyl-CoA-carboxylase] ligase, producing the protein MFGNLIIYESLGSTQDIARELARQGDSEGTAILALKQTSGRGRLGRTWVSPPGKNLALSVILKPHIEPQHASLLGMAASIATAETVESYGIARAELKWPNDVLVNGRKIAGILSEAAVTSNRLEYVIVGLGLNVNCSPDDFPPDLRELVTSMAICTGQISDVEEIARVFLDKMHSLYDRVRTEGPAFIPNSWDGRWAHRKSYVIRDGIRYRAEAIAPDGALVVSTEDGTIKQLVSGTIEIVSP; encoded by the coding sequence ATGTTCGGTAATCTGATAATATATGAGAGTTTGGGTTCCACCCAGGACATAGCGCGTGAACTGGCTCGCCAAGGGGATTCGGAAGGCACCGCAATCCTGGCTCTCAAGCAAACCTCCGGACGTGGAAGACTGGGGCGCACCTGGGTATCGCCTCCCGGCAAGAATTTGGCCTTGTCGGTCATTCTGAAGCCGCACATCGAACCGCAGCACGCGTCTCTGCTGGGAATGGCAGCATCCATTGCCACTGCAGAAACAGTAGAGTCATACGGAATCGCCAGGGCTGAGTTGAAATGGCCGAATGACGTGTTGGTGAACGGTCGGAAAATCGCGGGAATCCTCTCCGAAGCTGCCGTCACTTCCAACCGCCTGGAATACGTGATCGTCGGATTGGGTTTGAACGTGAATTGTTCTCCAGACGATTTCCCCCCTGATTTGCGAGAATTGGTGACTTCGATGGCGATCTGTACAGGTCAAATCTCCGACGTGGAAGAAATCGCTCGCGTGTTTCTCGACAAGATGCACAGCCTCTACGATCGCGTGAGAACCGAAGGACCGGCGTTTATTCCCAACTCGTGGGACGGCAGATGGGCGCATCGGAAATCCTATGTCATCAGAGATGGGATACGATACCGGGCTGAAGCTATAGCGCCGGATGGAGCACTAGTCGTTTCAACGGAAGACGGAACAATAAAACAACTCGTTTCGGGAACAATTGAAATCGTGAGTCCATAA
- a CDS encoding valine--tRNA ligase: MDQGTLPKAYEPAEIEKRWYSFWEEKKLFHADDEKTGKEYSIVIPPPNVTGSLHMGHALNNTLQDILIRYHRMNGYNTLWMPGTDHAGIATQNVVEKQLALEGLKREDLGREKFIERVWTWKAMSGGVIINQLRRLGCSCDWDRERFTMDEGLSRAVREVFVRLYEDGLIYKGDYIVNWCPRCHTALSDLEVEHEEASGNLWLIRYPIEDSDEHVVVATTRPETMLGDTAVAVNPEDDRYRHLIGKNAILPLVGRKLRIIGDPVVSMEFGTGALKVTPSHDMTDFELSMRHNLEHVTIMDYNGHINANGIHFAGMDRYECRKAIVAELQEKGYLESIQPYALGLGRCYRCKEVVEPLISQQWFVKVEPLAQAALKAVQKGHTRIIPENWTKVYYEWMNNIRDWCISRQIWWGHRIPAWTCQGCGEIIVATEDPAECPKCKGSTLLQETDVLDTWFSSALWPFSTMGWPDRTELLHTFYPTSCLVTGFDILFFWVARMMMMGIKFMGDVPFRDVYIHALVRDESGKKMSKSLGNVIDPLQVMDVYGTDAFRFTLSALAAQGRDIRLSESRIEGYRNFMNKVWNAARFALPYLETLSPEDTPADSKSLPLAERWILSRLHRTIQEVRSSIETYCFNDAAQSLYQFTWHEFCDWYIEESKISLGGENQDAKRATAATMRYVLDALMMLLHPFIPFITEEIAAKIRPERASIMKGPFPEFDPSRIDPEAENMMGILMGVVSSVRNIRSEMNIAPSRALPLLVFSFSEQERELLDKNRSMVETLAKVNEFRVISPSQEIEPPRMAATAVVNEMRILVPLEGIVDPDAEIFRLSKELAKIEKELQSVSRKLSNEEFLAKANAAAVQKQKERHSELTAKLSGLGSGLEKMRSLKSS; encoded by the coding sequence ATGGATCAGGGCACTTTACCCAAGGCGTACGAACCTGCAGAAATCGAAAAACGTTGGTACTCCTTTTGGGAAGAAAAGAAGCTGTTTCACGCAGACGATGAGAAAACGGGAAAAGAATACTCCATTGTAATTCCGCCTCCCAACGTGACCGGCTCTTTGCACATGGGCCATGCTCTGAACAACACGTTACAGGATATTCTCATCCGGTATCACAGGATGAACGGATACAATACTCTCTGGATGCCCGGGACCGACCACGCGGGAATTGCCACGCAAAATGTAGTGGAAAAGCAACTTGCCCTGGAAGGGCTGAAAAGAGAAGACCTTGGTAGAGAGAAGTTCATAGAACGAGTCTGGACCTGGAAAGCCATGTCTGGTGGAGTCATTATCAACCAGCTCAGAAGACTCGGCTGCTCCTGCGATTGGGATCGGGAAAGATTCACCATGGATGAAGGACTTTCTCGGGCAGTGCGCGAAGTGTTCGTGCGACTTTATGAAGACGGACTCATTTACAAAGGCGATTACATTGTAAACTGGTGTCCCCGATGTCATACGGCGCTGTCGGACCTTGAAGTCGAGCATGAAGAGGCTTCCGGGAATCTCTGGCTTATTCGTTATCCCATCGAAGATTCCGACGAACACGTCGTTGTAGCTACCACCCGACCCGAGACCATGTTGGGAGATACAGCAGTTGCGGTGAATCCTGAGGATGACCGGTACCGTCATCTCATCGGGAAGAACGCAATTCTCCCACTGGTCGGCCGTAAGCTGCGGATCATTGGAGATCCCGTGGTCTCTATGGAATTCGGCACCGGCGCGTTGAAAGTGACACCGTCCCACGACATGACGGACTTCGAGCTGTCCATGCGCCATAATCTCGAACACGTCACGATCATGGACTACAACGGTCATATCAATGCGAACGGCATTCATTTCGCGGGGATGGATCGGTACGAATGCAGAAAAGCGATTGTCGCGGAACTGCAGGAAAAGGGCTATCTGGAGAGTATTCAACCATATGCGCTTGGATTGGGCCGCTGCTACCGTTGCAAGGAGGTTGTGGAACCGCTTATTTCCCAGCAGTGGTTCGTTAAAGTCGAGCCTCTTGCACAGGCAGCTTTGAAAGCGGTGCAAAAGGGTCATACCAGAATCATCCCGGAAAACTGGACCAAGGTCTATTACGAATGGATGAACAATATCCGTGACTGGTGCATTTCGCGGCAGATCTGGTGGGGACATCGCATTCCTGCTTGGACATGCCAGGGGTGCGGAGAAATCATTGTCGCCACAGAAGATCCCGCGGAATGCCCGAAATGCAAGGGTTCCACCCTGCTGCAGGAAACAGACGTTTTGGATACTTGGTTTTCTTCGGCTCTCTGGCCGTTTTCCACCATGGGCTGGCCTGACCGGACGGAATTGCTGCACACCTTTTATCCCACGTCGTGCCTCGTGACCGGCTTTGACATTCTTTTCTTCTGGGTTGCCCGTATGATGATGATGGGGATCAAATTCATGGGGGATGTTCCATTCCGGGACGTGTACATTCACGCGCTCGTGAGGGACGAATCCGGGAAGAAGATGAGTAAATCCCTTGGAAACGTCATCGATCCTCTTCAGGTCATGGACGTGTACGGCACGGATGCCTTTCGTTTCACGCTTTCCGCACTCGCAGCGCAGGGCAGGGACATTCGTCTGTCCGAAAGCCGGATCGAAGGGTATCGCAATTTCATGAATAAGGTGTGGAATGCAGCGAGATTTGCTCTTCCTTACCTGGAGACATTGTCACCCGAAGATACCCCTGCGGATTCCAAGTCTCTGCCTCTTGCGGAACGATGGATCCTTTCCAGGCTGCACAGGACCATTCAGGAGGTTCGCTCTTCCATCGAGACCTATTGCTTTAACGATGCCGCGCAATCTCTGTATCAGTTTACCTGGCATGAGTTCTGTGACTGGTACATCGAAGAATCCAAGATATCGCTGGGTGGCGAAAATCAGGACGCGAAACGGGCTACTGCAGCTACCATGCGTTATGTGCTGGACGCCTTGATGATGCTTTTGCATCCGTTTATTCCGTTTATCACAGAAGAGATAGCTGCAAAAATTCGTCCGGAACGCGCGTCCATCATGAAGGGACCGTTCCCGGAATTCGATCCTTCCCGAATCGATCCAGAAGCTGAAAATATGATGGGAATCCTCATGGGAGTGGTCAGTTCAGTACGCAACATTCGTTCTGAGATGAACATTGCCCCGTCAAGAGCACTTCCGCTTCTGGTCTTCTCGTTTTCGGAACAGGAAAGGGAACTCCTGGACAAGAATCGCTCCATGGTGGAGACTCTCGCGAAAGTCAACGAATTCAGGGTGATCTCTCCGAGTCAGGAGATAGAACCGCCTCGGATGGCCGCGACAGCAGTGGTAAATGAAATGCGCATCCTGGTTCCTCTGGAAGGCATCGTCGATCCGGATGCAGAGATTTTCCGGCTCAGCAAAGAATTGGCGAAAATCGAGAAAGAACTACAGTCAGTATCGAGAAAGCTTTCCAACGAGGAATTCCTCGCAAAGGCCAATGCAGCGGCAGTCCAGAAGCAAAAGGAACGACATTCCGAGCTTACGGCCAAACTGTCAGGGCTGGGAAGCGGACTGGAAAAAATGCGCTCCCTCAAGAGCTCGTGA
- a CDS encoding FAD-binding oxidoreductase, which produces MLNDNAIEKFKTSLRGELIQRDNPRFDEVRKLYNGMIDKRPLMIARCADVTDVISAVRFGRENDLLTAIRGGGHNGPGLGSCNDGLVIDLSLMKGVRVDPANRTMRAGPGCSQGDLDHAGHAFGLAVPAGIVSTTGIAGLTLGGGHGYLTRKHGLTIDNLIEADVVLADGSFVTANASQHEDLFWAIRGGGGNFGVVTSFVYQAHPVSTVYGGPIFWDVKNARRIMQWYREFLPQAPVELSTFFGLKTVPSKHPFPEEFWGKKVCALISCYNGLLGNAENAIRPIREELPPPIFDWVGPIPFPALQSLFDPLLPPGLQWYWKGEFVKELPDAAIDVHLQHAAKAPSELSLMHLYPIDGAVHLIGSNDTAWRYRDATWSMVIAGIDSDPAKAAALKSWARGYWEALHPYTLGGAYVNFMMEEGENRIQATYGNNYRLLAAIKKKYDPTNFFRVNQNIKPG; this is translated from the coding sequence ATGCTGAACGACAATGCTATAGAAAAATTCAAAACGAGCCTGCGAGGGGAGTTGATTCAACGAGACAATCCGCGCTTCGACGAAGTCCGTAAACTTTACAATGGTATGATCGACAAGCGTCCGCTTATGATCGCTCGCTGTGCAGATGTGACCGATGTTATCTCGGCAGTGAGATTCGGTCGGGAGAACGATCTTCTCACGGCAATACGTGGCGGCGGCCACAATGGACCCGGTCTGGGAAGCTGCAATGATGGCCTTGTCATCGATCTCTCTTTGATGAAAGGCGTGCGGGTCGATCCCGCAAATCGCACTATGCGTGCCGGCCCCGGTTGCTCACAGGGAGACCTGGATCACGCGGGTCATGCATTCGGATTGGCCGTTCCGGCAGGGATTGTTTCGACCACCGGCATTGCCGGGCTCACGCTCGGTGGCGGACATGGCTATCTAACGCGAAAGCACGGTCTCACAATTGACAACCTGATCGAAGCGGATGTCGTGCTCGCAGACGGAAGCTTTGTGACTGCCAATGCGTCGCAGCATGAGGACCTCTTCTGGGCCATACGTGGAGGTGGGGGTAATTTTGGCGTCGTAACGAGCTTCGTTTATCAAGCTCATCCCGTGAGCACGGTTTACGGCGGGCCGATTTTTTGGGACGTCAAGAATGCACGCCGGATCATGCAGTGGTATCGCGAGTTCCTTCCTCAGGCTCCTGTGGAACTCTCCACCTTCTTCGGTCTGAAGACGGTGCCCTCAAAACACCCCTTTCCCGAAGAGTTTTGGGGGAAGAAGGTTTGCGCTTTGATTTCCTGTTACAACGGGCTTCTTGGCAATGCGGAAAATGCTATCAGACCGATTCGTGAGGAGCTTCCGCCACCAATATTCGACTGGGTAGGCCCTATTCCTTTCCCCGCGTTGCAGAGCCTGTTCGACCCGTTGCTGCCACCAGGACTCCAGTGGTACTGGAAAGGCGAATTCGTCAAGGAACTCCCCGACGCGGCAATTGACGTGCATCTGCAGCATGCAGCAAAAGCGCCGAGCGAGTTATCATTGATGCATCTCTATCCGATAGATGGAGCGGTCCACCTTATAGGATCGAACGATACAGCCTGGCGTTACCGGGACGCGACGTGGTCCATGGTCATTGCGGGAATCGATTCCGACCCGGCCAAAGCAGCGGCTCTCAAGTCCTGGGCCAGAGGATATTGGGAAGCGCTGCATCCTTACACCTTGGGCGGCGCATATGTCAACTTCATGATGGAAGAAGGTGAGAATCGCATTCAGGCGACGTACGGGAACAATTACAGGTTGCTCGCTGCGATCAAGAAGAAATACGATCCCACTAACTTCTTCCGTGTGAATCAGAACATCAAACCGGGCTAG
- the thiE gene encoding thiamine phosphate synthase — protein MTDPSTWHVYLVTDRSFSLGRSTLEVVEAAVSGGVSAVQLREKDLCTRDFYREGVQLREFLRSHRVPLIINDRIDIALALDADGVHMGQEDMPLSRARQILGPDRIIGISINELDQITDESVELADYLAISPVFSTPTKPDATAPWGLEGVKKVRSLTNLPLVAIGSIKLQNAREVVLAGSDCIAVVTAITAAPDIAGATRQLVDEVRQAKSIRQNDTAKQ, from the coding sequence ATGACAGACCCTTCAACATGGCATGTCTATCTCGTTACAGATCGTTCGTTTTCTCTGGGACGTTCTACTCTCGAAGTCGTGGAAGCTGCGGTTTCCGGAGGAGTCTCTGCGGTTCAGTTGAGGGAAAAGGACCTCTGCACGCGTGATTTCTACCGTGAGGGAGTTCAACTACGGGAATTTCTTCGAAGTCATCGCGTGCCTCTCATAATAAATGACAGAATCGACATAGCTCTAGCTCTAGATGCAGACGGCGTACATATGGGTCAGGAGGATATGCCGCTTTCCCGGGCACGACAAATCCTCGGCCCTGATCGTATCATCGGAATCTCCATCAACGAACTCGATCAAATCACCGACGAATCAGTCGAGCTCGCGGATTACCTCGCGATCAGCCCTGTCTTCTCGACTCCTACCAAACCCGATGCGACTGCTCCGTGGGGATTGGAAGGTGTGAAAAAAGTTCGATCTTTGACGAACCTTCCCCTCGTCGCCATTGGATCGATCAAGTTACAGAATGCCCGGGAAGTCGTGCTGGCAGGATCGGATTGCATTGCAGTGGTCACCGCGATCACCGCGGCACCTGACATTGCCGGCGCTACACGGCAATTGGTGGATGAGGTCAGACAGGCCAAGAGCATCAGGCAAAACGACACAGCCAAGCAGTAA
- the thiM gene encoding hydroxyethylthiazole kinase: protein MANHNEAAGELLAKVRSTNPVVHSITNYVVMNSTANVLLAMGASPIMAHAREELDDIVNIASTVVINIGTLSTQWIDSMSYASRIARIGGKPVVLDPVGSGATRLRTETACRLIEESLPTVIRGNASEILSLSPAGGATRGVDSIHTTDQASQAAQTLAGCLGTCIAITGERDFITDGTRSLSVANGHPLLRSVTGTGCAATVIIGAFLAVEKDPVIASAAALAFFGRAGEQAAIDTPGPGTFWQKVLDALYTITPEDLATRARITES from the coding sequence ATGGCGAATCACAATGAAGCGGCTGGAGAATTGCTTGCAAAAGTCCGTTCCACCAATCCGGTGGTGCACAGTATCACGAATTACGTTGTGATGAATTCAACAGCAAACGTGCTCCTTGCGATGGGAGCTTCCCCGATCATGGCTCATGCCCGGGAAGAGCTGGACGATATCGTGAACATTGCAAGCACCGTGGTGATCAATATAGGAACGTTGTCAACGCAATGGATCGATTCCATGTCTTATGCGTCCAGGATTGCCCGCATTGGCGGAAAACCCGTGGTCCTGGATCCAGTGGGGTCCGGAGCTACTCGTCTTCGCACTGAGACAGCATGCCGTCTTATCGAAGAATCCCTGCCTACGGTGATACGGGGGAATGCGTCGGAAATACTGTCGCTCTCACCGGCAGGCGGAGCTACTCGCGGAGTGGATTCCATTCATACAACGGATCAGGCATCCCAGGCTGCGCAAACACTGGCCGGGTGCCTTGGAACATGCATCGCAATCACCGGAGAACGTGACTTCATCACTGACGGCACCCGTTCCCTTTCCGTAGCAAACGGTCACCCTTTGTTGAGATCTGTGACAGGAACCGGCTGTGCTGCAACCGTAATTATCGGCGCTTTTCTGGCAGTGGAGAAGGATCCGGTGATAGCTTCTGCCGCAGCCCTGGCTTTTTTCGGACGAGCTGGAGAACAGGCCGCCATCGATACACCTGGGCCGGGGACATTCTGGCAAAAGGTGCTGGATGCTCTGTACACCATCACTCCCGAAGATTTGGCAACCCGCGCGAGGATTACGGAATCATGA